A portion of the Syntrophaceae bacterium genome contains these proteins:
- the groL gene encoding chaperonin GroEL (60 kDa chaperone family; promotes refolding of misfolded polypeptides especially under stressful conditions; forms two stacked rings of heptamers to form a barrel-shaped 14mer; ends can be capped by GroES; misfolded proteins enter the barrel where they are refolded when GroES binds) translates to MPAKEILYDAHAREKIARGVNTLADAVKVTLGPRGRNVVLEKKWGAPTITKDGVTVAKEIEMEDIFENMGAQMVKEVASKTSDEAGDGTTTATILAQAIFREGAKLVAAGMNPMELKKGIDRGVELIVEELEKIAKPVKDKQEITQVGTISANNDTEIGTIISDAMDKVGRQGVITVEDNKSIDTVLEYVEGMKFDRGFISPYFVTNTEKMEAVLEDAHILITDKKISSLKEILPLLEQVAKTGKPLMIVADDVEGEALATLVVNKVRGVLKSCAIKAPYFGDRRKGALQDIAVVTGGRVISEEMGVKLESATIKDLGRARRIVVDKDNTTFIDGAGKKADIEERVRQLKKEIETIQMDYDREKAMERLAKLTSGVAIIKAGAATEIEMKEKKARIEDALNATRAAVQEGIVPGGGVAFIRCAAALEKANLEGDARYGIEIVRKAIEEPLKMIAKNAGYEGSVVVEKVREKKGAFGFDADSGEYVDMMKAGIIDPAKVTRLALQNAASVASLLITTRTMVGKKAEKEEEARA, encoded by the coding sequence ATGCCAGCGAAGGAAATCCTGTATGACGCTCACGCGCGGGAGAAAATCGCCAGGGGAGTCAATACCCTGGCCGATGCGGTCAAGGTGACCTTGGGCCCCAGGGGCCGAAACGTGGTCCTGGAGAAGAAGTGGGGGGCCCCCACGATCACCAAGGACGGCGTCACGGTGGCCAAGGAAATCGAGATGGAGGACATCTTCGAGAACATGGGGGCCCAGATGGTCAAGGAAGTGGCCTCCAAGACGTCGGACGAGGCCGGCGACGGCACGACGACGGCGACCATCCTCGCGCAGGCCATCTTCCGCGAAGGGGCCAAGCTCGTGGCGGCGGGCATGAACCCCATGGAGCTCAAGAAAGGGATTGACCGGGGCGTCGAGCTGATCGTCGAAGAGCTCGAGAAGATCGCCAAGCCCGTCAAGGACAAGCAGGAGATCACCCAGGTCGGCACCATCTCGGCCAACAACGACACCGAGATCGGCACCATCATCTCCGATGCCATGGACAAGGTCGGCAGGCAGGGCGTCATCACCGTCGAGGACAACAAGTCCATCGACACGGTGCTGGAATACGTCGAGGGCATGAAGTTCGACCGCGGGTTCATCTCGCCGTACTTCGTCACCAACACGGAGAAGATGGAGGCCGTCCTCGAAGACGCCCACATCCTGATCACCGACAAGAAGATCAGCAGCCTGAAGGAGATCCTGCCGCTGCTCGAGCAGGTGGCGAAGACCGGCAAGCCCCTCATGATCGTTGCCGATGACGTCGAGGGCGAGGCCCTGGCGACGCTCGTCGTCAACAAGGTCCGCGGCGTTCTCAAGAGCTGCGCCATCAAGGCCCCGTATTTCGGGGACCGCCGCAAGGGGGCCCTGCAGGACATCGCCGTCGTCACGGGAGGCAGGGTGATCTCCGAGGAGATGGGGGTCAAGCTCGAGTCGGCGACCATCAAAGACCTCGGAAGGGCTCGCCGGATCGTCGTCGACAAGGACAACACGACCTTCATCGACGGGGCGGGCAAGAAGGCGGACATCGAGGAGCGCGTCCGGCAGCTGAAGAAGGAGATCGAGACCATCCAGATGGATTACGACCGCGAGAAGGCGATGGAGCGCCTCGCCAAGCTCACCAGCGGCGTCGCGATCATCAAGGCGGGCGCCGCCACGGAGATCGAGATGAAGGAGAAAAAGGCCCGCATCGAAGACGCCCTCAATGCGACCCGCGCGGCCGTCCAGGAGGGAATCGTGCCGGGCGGGGGCGTGGCCTTCATCCGATGCGCCGCTGCACTCGAAAAGGCCAATCTCGAGGGCGACGCCCGCTACGGCATCGAGATCGTCCGCAAGGCCATCGAGGAGCCCTTGAAGATGATCGCGAAAAACGCGGGTTACGAGGGCTCCGTCGTCGTGGAGAAAGTCCGCGAGAAGAAGGGGGCCTTCGGCTTCGACGCCGACAGCGGCGAGTATGTCGACATGATGAAGGCGGGCATCATCGACCCCGCCAAGGTCACGCGGCTGGCCCTTCAGAATGCGGCGTCGGTGGCCTCGCTGCTCATCACCACGCGGACCATGGTGGGGAAGAAGGCCGAGAAGGAAGAGGAAGCCAGGGCCTAG
- a CDS encoding Hsp20/alpha crystallin family protein — MFWPEFRRMALSPDVWNGVERLQREMDRLFAGLSLPYERSFPAVNIWEGEDDAVVTAELPGVDPDKIELSAQGDTLTISGSREPETLREGETYHRQERRHGRFTRIVKLPFRVDEKGVEATFERGVLSVRLPRHEEEKPKKIQIKST, encoded by the coding sequence ATGTTCTGGCCCGAATTCAGAAGAATGGCGTTGTCTCCGGATGTGTGGAACGGGGTGGAACGCCTGCAGCGGGAGATGGACCGTCTCTTCGCAGGCCTGAGCCTGCCCTATGAGCGCAGCTTCCCCGCCGTCAACATCTGGGAAGGCGAGGACGATGCGGTCGTGACCGCGGAGCTGCCCGGGGTCGATCCCGACAAGATCGAGCTGTCCGCCCAGGGAGACACCCTCACCATTTCTGGCTCCCGGGAGCCGGAAACCCTGCGGGAGGGCGAGACCTATCACCGCCAGGAACGCAGGCACGGGCGGTTCACGAGAATCGTCAAGCTGCCGTTCCGCGTCGATGAGAAGGGTGTCGAAGCCACCTTCGAACGGGGCGTCCTGAGCGTTCGGCTGCCCCGGCACGAGGAAGAGAAGCCGAAGAAGATCCAGATCAAATCGACCTGA
- a CDS encoding Hsp20/alpha crystallin family protein has product MANEIQAVKTQSPAGAEHTRDRKVFIPPVDIVESNDAIILTADMPGVDEKNVSVTLEKGVLSVLGEVEPAFVKDRKIAYAEYEIGDYERAFTLSDEIDQDRIEATVKNGVLRLVLPKTEAARARRIPVKTIH; this is encoded by the coding sequence ATGGCAAACGAGATTCAGGCAGTCAAAACACAGTCCCCGGCAGGGGCCGAGCATACCAGGGACCGCAAGGTCTTCATCCCGCCCGTGGACATCGTCGAGTCGAATGATGCCATCATTCTCACGGCCGACATGCCGGGCGTGGACGAGAAGAATGTGAGCGTAACGTTGGAGAAAGGCGTTCTCTCCGTCCTGGGCGAAGTCGAACCGGCTTTTGTGAAGGACCGCAAGATCGCCTACGCGGAGTACGAAATCGGCGACTACGAGCGCGCCTTCACCCTGTCCGACGAGATCGACCAGGATCGGATCGAGGCGACCGTGAAGAACGGGGTCCTGCGGCTGGTCCTCCCGAAAACCGAGGCCGCCCGCGCCAGGAGGATCCCCGTCAAGACAATCCACTGA
- a CDS encoding Hsp20/alpha crystallin family protein yields the protein MTFRDLIPWRKTENIPIARDREFPFYPLQQRVNELFDSFFRDFAWTPSRVAAEWPGAFWPEIDVSDSGELVKVTAELPGLSEKDVEITLEKDTLILKGEKREEKEEKGKNYWHSERRFGSFRREIPLPEGGVDESKVKAEFKDGVLTITLPKTEEAKKQMKKIPIKTH from the coding sequence ATGACATTCAGAGACCTGATTCCTTGGCGTAAGACCGAAAATATCCCGATCGCCCGCGACCGGGAATTCCCCTTCTATCCCCTGCAGCAGAGGGTGAATGAGCTCTTCGATTCCTTTTTCAGGGATTTCGCCTGGACTCCCTCGAGGGTGGCGGCGGAGTGGCCCGGGGCCTTCTGGCCCGAGATCGACGTCTCCGACAGCGGCGAGCTGGTGAAGGTCACCGCCGAGCTTCCGGGGCTCTCCGAGAAGGACGTCGAGATCACCCTCGAGAAAGACACCCTGATCCTGAAGGGTGAGAAGAGGGAGGAGAAAGAGGAAAAAGGAAAGAATTACTGGCATTCCGAGAGACGCTTCGGATCCTTCCGTCGGGAGATCCCTCTGCCGGAGGGCGGGGTCGACGAGTCGAAGGTCAAAGCGGAGTTCAAGGACGGGGTGCTGACCATCACCCTGCCGAAGACGGAAGAGGCGAAGAAGCAGATGAAGAAGATCCCCATCAAGACCCACTAG
- a CDS encoding DnaJ domain-containing protein: protein MATRKKNYYKVLGVSPQEGEAGIRRAYREKAKKHHPDRAGKDSTARFQEIAEAYEVLSSPKKREEYDRDLAASRSRPRVQPNPVSAARVRPEPLVPRRGGHRGPGYRTPAEEIFRFLFEREAPGYGGVAETLEFELILDRLEAVPGAIVEFELPLHASCRFCGGTGRDWMFPCMACLGSGTAVSSPRIALRLPAFVRDGSRLEIPAEAAGLDSGIIRLVLRIA, encoded by the coding sequence GTGGCGACGAGGAAGAAGAATTACTACAAGGTGCTGGGGGTCTCCCCGCAGGAAGGCGAGGCCGGCATCCGCCGGGCATACCGGGAAAAGGCCAAGAAGCACCACCCCGACAGGGCCGGGAAGGATTCCACGGCCCGGTTCCAGGAAATCGCCGAGGCCTACGAGGTGCTCTCCAGCCCGAAGAAGCGCGAGGAATACGACCGCGACCTTGCGGCATCGCGAAGCCGACCGCGTGTGCAGCCGAACCCCGTGTCGGCCGCAAGAGTGCGGCCCGAGCCACTCGTGCCCCGGCGGGGCGGGCATCGGGGCCCGGGATACCGCACCCCGGCGGAGGAGATCTTCCGGTTTCTCTTCGAGAGAGAAGCGCCGGGGTATGGCGGCGTTGCCGAGACCCTGGAATTCGAACTGATCCTGGACCGTCTGGAGGCCGTGCCCGGCGCCATCGTCGAGTTCGAGCTTCCCCTCCATGCTTCCTGCCGGTTCTGCGGCGGCACGGGCCGGGACTGGATGTTTCCCTGCATGGCCTGCCTGGGAAGCGGGACCGCGGTGTCGTCGCCGCGCATCGCCCTGCGTCTGCCTGCGTTTGTCCGGGACGGGTCCCGGCTGGAAATTCCCGCCGAGGCCGCCGGTCTCGATTCGGGCATCATCCGCCTGGTGTTGCGGATTGCATGA
- a CDS encoding MoxR family ATPase, with protein sequence MKEQEKTPRAFRGAPKYVLDEELAKIVNVSIALEMPLLLKGEPGTGKTMLAHAIAESLGMPLITLNVKSSMKLVEALYQYDTLTRLNDSRFGDSRRDVSDIEAYIRMGKIGQSFVADEKTVLLIDEIDKADTDFQDDMLDVLDQMSFDIIEIDKTVRAKHRPVVIITSNAKKDLSDPFLGRCNFHHIAFPEPEMMRRIVDVHFPRLSEETAQACIQTFYRLREIGGVEKKPATRELINWIRALRSDPDFRPALLQRGEVPYLGVLYKKSADLTLAARAIAKFKR encoded by the coding sequence ATGAAGGAGCAGGAAAAGACCCCCCGGGCCTTCCGGGGCGCACCGAAATACGTGCTCGACGAGGAGCTTGCGAAGATCGTGAACGTCTCCATCGCCCTGGAGATGCCGCTTCTTCTCAAGGGCGAGCCGGGCACGGGCAAGACGATGCTGGCCCACGCCATCGCCGAGAGCCTCGGCATGCCGCTGATCACCCTCAACGTCAAGTCGAGCATGAAGCTCGTCGAGGCCCTGTACCAGTACGACACGCTCACGCGCCTCAACGACAGCCGCTTCGGCGACTCCCGGCGCGATGTCAGCGACATCGAGGCCTACATCCGCATGGGCAAGATCGGGCAGTCCTTCGTCGCCGACGAAAAGACGGTCCTGCTCATCGACGAGATCGACAAGGCCGACACGGATTTCCAGGACGACATGCTCGACGTGCTCGACCAGATGTCCTTCGACATCATCGAGATCGACAAGACCGTGAGGGCGAAGCACCGACCCGTCGTCATCATCACCTCCAACGCCAAGAAGGACCTCTCGGACCCCTTCCTGGGGCGGTGCAATTTCCACCACATCGCCTTCCCCGAGCCGGAGATGATGCGCCGGATCGTGGACGTCCACTTCCCGAGGCTCAGCGAGGAGACGGCGCAGGCCTGCATCCAGACGTTCTACCGGCTGCGGGAGATCGGGGGCGTCGAGAAGAAGCCCGCCACGCGGGAGCTCATCAACTGGATCCGGGCCCTGCGGTCGGACCCCGATTTCCGGCCGGCCCTGCTCCAGAGGGGCGAGGTGCCCTACCTGGGGGTTCTCTACAAGAAGAGCGCCGATCTCACCCTCGCCGCCAGGGCCATCGCGAAATTCAAGCGATAA
- a CDS encoding NAD(P)/FAD-dependent oxidoreductase: protein MSRYVIVGCGAAGNAAAETIRKLEPEAEIRMFSREGRHYYYRPALPEYLAGEKTLRGFTLHDGAWYEKNGIEVHLSTEIVDIRAPEKTVQASDGKTYPYDRLLLATGSRAVVPDVPGRDIEGVFTLHTADDADAMLRRAETAMSLVVIGGGILGIEAGNGLRKRGLQVAVVGRNKRLLPKQMDAAGAVFLQRRLEEMGFTFHLGVTPREIARLDGRLAVRLQDGRALETDMVLLSAGAVPDLALARKLGLAIGKAVQVDDRLRTSLDDIFAAGDLVEHRGVYYGIWPAAMAQGRAAGANMAGKETIYEGTLQSHRLKVAGIDLVSMGDIDAEGGDACVVRSDEEKCIYRKLVIENRTVAGAILLGDLQGVKEIQAAVEGRKALAAVRETMQEQGFDLSGIE, encoded by the coding sequence ATGAGCCGTTATGTGATCGTCGGCTGCGGGGCGGCGGGCAATGCCGCCGCGGAAACCATCCGGAAGCTCGAACCGGAAGCGGAAATCCGGATGTTCAGCCGGGAGGGCCGTCACTACTATTACCGGCCCGCCCTGCCCGAGTACCTGGCGGGCGAAAAGACCCTCAGGGGCTTTACCCTGCACGACGGCGCCTGGTATGAAAAAAACGGCATCGAGGTCCACCTCTCCACGGAAATCGTCGATATCCGGGCACCCGAAAAAACCGTTCAGGCCTCTGACGGCAAGACCTACCCCTACGACCGGCTCCTGTTGGCGACAGGCAGCCGTGCCGTCGTTCCCGACGTACCGGGCAGGGACATCGAGGGGGTCTTCACCCTGCACACCGCCGACGATGCAGACGCCATGCTGAGGCGGGCCGAGACGGCGATGAGCCTGGTCGTCATCGGCGGGGGAATCCTCGGGATCGAGGCGGGCAACGGGCTCCGCAAGCGCGGCCTGCAGGTGGCCGTCGTGGGCCGCAACAAGCGCCTGCTGCCCAAGCAGATGGATGCCGCCGGCGCCGTTTTCCTCCAGAGACGCCTCGAGGAGATGGGCTTTACGTTCCATCTCGGCGTCACGCCCCGCGAGATTGCCCGGCTCGACGGGCGCCTGGCCGTCCGCCTCCAGGACGGCAGGGCCCTGGAGACGGACATGGTCCTGCTGTCGGCGGGGGCCGTACCCGACCTTGCATTGGCCAGGAAACTCGGCCTTGCGATCGGGAAGGCCGTGCAGGTCGACGACCGGCTCCGGACGAGCCTCGACGATATCTTTGCCGCCGGGGACCTGGTCGAGCACCGGGGCGTCTATTACGGGATCTGGCCCGCCGCCATGGCCCAAGGCCGCGCCGCCGGGGCCAACATGGCCGGCAAGGAGACGATCTACGAGGGGACGCTGCAGTCGCACCGGCTCAAGGTCGCGGGGATCGATCTCGTCTCCATGGGCGACATCGACGCCGAGGGCGGCGATGCGTGCGTCGTCCGGTCGGACGAGGAGAAATGCATCTACCGGAAGCTCGTCATCGAGAACCGCACCGTCGCCGGGGCCATCCTCCTGGGCGATCTGCAGGGCGTCAAGGAGATCCAGGCGGCCGTCGAGGGACGCAAGGCCCTCGCGGCGGTCCGCGAGACGATGCAAGAGCAGGGGTTCGATCTCTCCGGGATTGAGTGA
- a CDS encoding helix-turn-helix transcriptional regulator, which translates to MSAEMMNTREVAAYLGINEKQVYALIKSGRMPGTRLTGKWVFPKKLVDEWIEGGARRGLKEAREKSRGMEGALLASGSNDPVLDSLLSGMRHSHPEFYFFCANTGSTDGLRALGGGYTDIAWTHLLDRESGRYNVPFLPKYLPDMKVVLVHLFRREIGLVTAPANPLGIAGIEDIAGKRVRFVNRQEGSGTRVLLDDRLKSAGIPAGEVSGYDREVCTHVEVGLSILAGEADAGLATVAVSRLMGLHFIPVAREDFDMALGQSTFFHRAVQALVETLRSPAFRERFERLGGYGFEDSGRILYSNI; encoded by the coding sequence ATGTCCGCAGAGATGATGAACACGAGGGAGGTCGCCGCCTATCTCGGGATCAACGAGAAACAGGTCTATGCCCTGATCAAGTCTGGGCGGATGCCGGGGACACGGCTCACGGGGAAGTGGGTCTTCCCGAAGAAACTCGTCGACGAGTGGATTGAAGGCGGGGCCCGCAGGGGGCTCAAGGAGGCGCGGGAAAAGAGCCGCGGCATGGAGGGGGCGCTTCTGGCGTCGGGGAGCAACGACCCGGTGCTCGACTCTCTGCTCTCCGGCATGCGGCACTCGCACCCGGAATTCTACTTCTTCTGCGCTAACACGGGGAGCACCGACGGGCTCAGGGCGCTCGGCGGCGGCTACACCGACATCGCCTGGACCCACCTCCTTGACCGGGAGAGCGGCCGCTACAACGTCCCCTTCCTCCCGAAATACCTGCCCGACATGAAAGTGGTGCTCGTGCACCTCTTCCGCCGGGAGATCGGATTGGTCACGGCCCCCGCCAATCCCCTCGGAATCGCCGGCATCGAGGACATCGCAGGCAAACGGGTGCGGTTCGTCAACCGGCAGGAGGGCTCGGGAACGAGGGTGCTCCTCGATGACCGTCTGAAGAGCGCCGGCATCCCGGCCGGGGAGGTCAGCGGGTACGACCGGGAGGTCTGCACCCACGTCGAGGTGGGGCTCTCCATCCTCGCCGGCGAGGCCGACGCGGGGCTCGCCACGGTGGCCGTCTCGCGGCTCATGGGGCTTCACTTCATCCCCGTCGCCCGCGAGGACTTCGACATGGCCCTGGGGCAGTCGACGTTCTTCCACAGGGCCGTTCAGGCGCTCGTGGAGACCCTGCGCTCGCCGGCGTTCCGCGAGCGTTTCGAGCGTCTCGGGGGCTACGGGTTCGAGGACTCGGGCAGGATTCTCTATTCGAACATCTGA
- a CDS encoding solute-binding protein produces the protein MGKRLVCLLLGLLLLAPGPCWAKRSLILATTTSTQDSGLLDVLLPIFERQTGIFVKTIAVGSGQAMAMGARGEADVLLVHSPAAERKFMADGNGVARRLVMHNDFVIVGPPSDPAKIRGTRTAAEAFRKIAASGSLFTSRGDHSGTHAKEQEIWKAAGVPYEGRRWYQQTGLGMGQTLAVAAEKKTYVLTDRGTYMALKKSLGLDVLAEGDGILRNIYHVIEVSPGKWPRANFTGARAFADFLVSQEAQSVIKTFGVERFGTPLFSPDAGKKEEALGR, from the coding sequence ATGGGGAAAAGGCTGGTTTGTCTTCTGCTGGGCCTGCTGCTACTCGCACCGGGCCCCTGCTGGGCCAAGAGGAGCCTGATCCTGGCCACGACGACGAGCACCCAGGACTCGGGCCTTCTCGACGTCCTGCTGCCGATCTTCGAGAGGCAGACGGGCATCTTCGTGAAGACGATCGCCGTGGGCTCCGGGCAGGCCATGGCCATGGGCGCCAGGGGCGAGGCCGACGTGCTGCTCGTCCACTCGCCCGCGGCCGAAAGGAAATTCATGGCCGACGGCAACGGCGTGGCACGCAGGCTCGTCATGCACAACGACTTCGTCATCGTGGGCCCGCCCTCCGACCCGGCAAAGATTCGGGGAACGAGGACCGCCGCGGAGGCCTTCAGGAAGATCGCCGCATCGGGAAGCCTATTCACGTCCCGCGGCGACCACTCGGGCACCCACGCCAAGGAGCAGGAGATCTGGAAAGCCGCCGGCGTGCCTTATGAAGGCAGGAGATGGTACCAGCAGACGGGCCTCGGCATGGGTCAGACGCTGGCCGTGGCGGCAGAGAAGAAGACCTACGTGCTGACCGACCGCGGGACCTACATGGCCTTGAAGAAAAGCCTCGGCCTCGATGTCCTTGCCGAGGGCGACGGGATCCTGCGCAACATCTACCATGTCATCGAGGTGAGCCCCGGGAAGTGGCCGAGGGCCAACTTCACGGGGGCCAGGGCCTTCGCCGACTTCCTGGTCTCACAGGAGGCCCAGTCCGTGATCAAGACCTTCGGCGTCGAGAGATTCGGCACGCCGCTCTTCTCCCCCGATGCCGGAAAGAAAGAGGAGGCCCTGGGCCGGTAA
- a CDS encoding ABC transporter permease — MEIILEGIRQAFVLLFTFDPEVIGITWLSLKVSGTATLISLLIGMSVGTMVALTQFPGRRFVVSLINTGMALPPVVVGLFVTIFLWRNGPLGFLEILYTPAAMILAQAVIATPIITGISLAAMQQLPQKLRLQILALGATRLQMVRILIREARLPLLAAVMAGFGGVISEVGASIMVGGNIKGYTRVLTTATVMETSRGNFDLAIALSIILLLFAYLINLVLTGIQQRERPR; from the coding sequence ATGGAAATCATTCTGGAAGGCATCCGCCAGGCTTTCGTCCTGCTTTTCACCTTCGACCCCGAGGTCATCGGGATCACGTGGCTTTCCCTGAAGGTCTCGGGTACGGCGACCCTGATCAGCCTGCTGATCGGGATGTCCGTGGGGACCATGGTGGCCCTCACGCAGTTTCCGGGCCGCCGGTTCGTCGTGAGCCTCATCAACACGGGCATGGCCCTGCCCCCCGTGGTGGTGGGGCTCTTCGTGACGATCTTCCTGTGGCGAAACGGGCCGCTGGGCTTCCTGGAGATCCTCTACACCCCGGCGGCCATGATCCTCGCCCAGGCCGTCATCGCAACCCCCATCATCACGGGGATCTCCCTTGCGGCCATGCAGCAGCTGCCGCAAAAGCTCCGTCTGCAGATCCTCGCCCTCGGGGCCACGCGGCTGCAGATGGTCCGCATCCTCATCCGCGAGGCCCGTCTCCCCCTGCTGGCAGCCGTCATGGCGGGCTTCGGGGGCGTCATCTCCGAGGTGGGGGCCTCCATCATGGTGGGCGGCAACATCAAGGGCTACACCCGCGTCCTCACGACGGCCACGGTCATGGAGACGAGCCGGGGCAACTTCGACCTCGCCATCGCGCTGAGCATCATCCTGCTTCTCTTCGCCTACCTGATCAATCTCGTCCTCACGGGCATTCAGCAGAGGGAGAGGCCGCGATGA
- a CDS encoding ABC transporter ATP-binding protein: MTTILEARNLKVTRGGHSLVDVPELTIFEGETLSLIGPNGAGKTTLLQALSVLTKPSAGQIVFRGRAVGAEQRVLEYRRRIAMVFQEPLLFDTTVLGNVVSGLRIRGIGGKEARRIAESQLERFGIAHLGDRSAKTLSGGEAQRASLARAFAVSPEILFLDEPFASLDPPTREAIVSDLERVLAETGTTTIMATHDRNEALRLSDRIAVMQGGRIAQVDRPTAVMNRPVDEFVASFVGTETILSGRIRENRRGTLAITVNGTEIEAVGEAPPGEEVVLCIRPENVTLAMSGQTKATSARNTFTGRIERIVPMGPYQRVHLDCGFPLVAYVTSQSLDGMGLIEGLQVAAFVKATAIHVIRHGRSPAGTR, from the coding sequence ATGACGACGATCCTCGAGGCAAGAAACCTGAAGGTCACCCGCGGGGGACATTCGCTGGTCGATGTCCCCGAGCTGACGATCTTCGAGGGCGAGACGCTCTCGCTCATCGGGCCCAACGGGGCCGGCAAGACGACCCTCCTGCAGGCCCTGTCCGTCCTGACGAAACCCTCGGCGGGACAGATCGTGTTCCGCGGGCGGGCGGTGGGGGCGGAGCAGCGCGTGCTGGAATACAGGCGCCGGATCGCCATGGTCTTCCAGGAGCCGCTGCTGTTCGACACGACGGTCCTCGGAAACGTCGTCTCGGGGCTCAGGATCCGGGGCATCGGGGGCAAGGAAGCGCGTCGCATCGCGGAGTCGCAGCTCGAGCGCTTCGGCATCGCGCACCTCGGCGACCGGTCGGCGAAAACCCTCTCCGGGGGGGAGGCCCAGCGGGCAAGCCTCGCCCGGGCATTTGCCGTCTCGCCGGAGATCCTCTTCCTCGACGAGCCCTTCGCGTCGTTGGACCCCCCGACACGGGAGGCGATCGTTTCGGACCTGGAAAGAGTGCTGGCCGAGACGGGGACGACCACCATCATGGCCACCCACGACCGCAACGAGGCCCTGCGCCTCTCGGACCGCATCGCCGTCATGCAGGGGGGGCGGATTGCGCAGGTCGACCGCCCGACAGCCGTCATGAACCGGCCCGTCGACGAGTTCGTTGCCTCCTTCGTGGGGACGGAGACGATCCTGTCCGGGCGAATCAGGGAGAACCGCCGGGGGACCCTCGCAATCACGGTCAACGGCACGGAGATCGAGGCGGTCGGCGAGGCCCCGCCGGGGGAAGAGGTGGTCCTGTGCATCCGTCCGGAGAACGTGACGCTGGCGATGAGCGGGCAAACCAAGGCGACGAGTGCAAGGAACACCTTCACCGGCAGGATAGAGCGGATCGTGCCCATGGGGCCGTACCAGCGGGTCCACCTCGATTGCGGGTTCCCTCTCGTGGCCTATGTGACCAGTCAATCCCTCGATGGCATGGGGCTGATCGAGGGCCTCCAGGTCGCGGCCTTTGTCAAGGCGACGGCCATCCATGTCATCCGGCACGGCAGAAGCCCCGCCGGCACGCGCTGA
- a CDS encoding nitrous oxide-stimulated promoter family protein — translation MAKTSARIAREIKTLGAMIRIYCRGRHGSTGELCSQCAELRAYAERRLGKCPFGAGKPTCANCPIHCYRVDMREQVREVMRYAGPRMIWRHPVLAALHLVDGRREAPPLPARRTGPRNNP, via the coding sequence ATGGCAAAAACCAGCGCCCGAATCGCACGAGAGATCAAGACCCTTGGGGCCATGATCCGGATCTATTGCCGGGGTCGCCATGGCAGCACAGGGGAGCTGTGCAGCCAATGCGCGGAGCTTCGCGCCTATGCCGAAAGGCGTCTTGGGAAGTGCCCCTTCGGCGCGGGGAAACCCACCTGCGCCAACTGCCCGATCCACTGCTACAGAGTCGACATGCGTGAACAGGTCCGGGAGGTGATGCGATACGCGGGGCCGCGCATGATCTGGAGACACCCCGTCCTGGCCGCCCTTCACCTTGTGGACGGCCGCAGGGAAGCGCCGCCACTTCCGGCCCGCAGGACGGGACCGCGAAATAACCCTTGA